The DNA window agGTTGAAAAGAAGAATTTCACGTGTGAGAATTGAGATGGGCTAAGTGCTAACCACTGTCATGAACAAGAATCAAGAGTGCGATAACAATGAAGCAGCGTagatataaaaatttataaggTGGCGGAGTCTGGTGAAGGGGGAAATCGAAAATATAAACGAGATCttacattaattattaaattatcacCGCAGAGGCTAATAGTAACTCCTCTTCAAGGAGTTTACAACAATGTGATTGGGTTTGAAGTGCGATTTCAAGCACATTGGGACCGTGGAGGTGAAGTGAAACACAAGTATGGAATAACATTATGTCTACGGGAGTTCCTACAACCTCCAAATCTCTGAAATGCTGGGGAGCCTACGTCAACCACGTTCATGGACAATGTTCTTTATGATGTCTTGGTTCCTGGACGATGTTTGCGATATCTTGGTTCAACAGCAGTTTTCTCAAATCCTTAGCAATGAGTCCTGCGAGAGAAGCACCACTAGGAAAATTCGGACTCAGATTCTGCACATTCTCCCCAAGATTCTGATGGAGTAGTTGGATTCTCAGTGCCCAGCATaaaataagataaaaaaaataatgatcTTAAGTTGATGATGCAAACATGTCTTTCATTTAGAAAGTACTCTAAGAATTAGGCATGATTTTTAGTGGGGTATGATGCGCAACTCTCTCAAACTTCATGGATATTTAAAGGTCGAACTTGTTCCATCAGTCCTTGTCTTCACAGATAACAAAAGGTTGAACAAATTCCATCAGTCCTTGTCTTCATCGGTAACAATATCCATATCTTTCAAGATATCATCGCGAAAGATAGTTGACTCAGTCGACACTCCGGCCTATAACAGATCCCAAGTTCCAACCCCATCACCAGAGTCTACGCTTTTACAAGAATCAAGTTTCTGATATCACCAGTTTTTTGTTGGAACGATTACAACTAGGACTAAtattcatgtttattgctttcaagGACGTATATCAACAAGATTCAAATGGCAATCTTTAAGTGGAGTAGAATTGGAAGATTTTATCCTTTTAAGAAGTAAACTGGCATCGGATGCTGAACAACCTTGAGTCATTTCAAGAGCAACTGGGACGGGAGAAGTTTTACTCATCTCTACAACAATTGTCCCCTGAAAAGGAGAAAAGATAGAATCTAAAGTAAGTCAAAGTTCAGGTGCAAAATATTGTAAAGCATTAATATTCTTCCACTAGGATTGAAGAATGAGTCAACCCACATACATCCTTCATttgaaaatctttgatagacaTTAATTGTACAATACACTCATAACAAAAAACTAAGTAATTGATCCAATTTTACCATCAGAGGGCATATCCATCTACCTTTTGAGGTAGCAAGCGGAGTCCACGAGTAAAACCATTTTCACAGTTTTCATGGTTGAGTTTGACCAGATTCAACACCACAATGAAGGGCACGCAGCATTGATTATTATTAGATGTAAATGTTTAAAACCCAACAGATGTAACTTACAGAATTTTTAAAATGAAGAGgttctttaataatatcatctaaAGTCGGATTTACTCCAGTATTTAGAGACTAGTATGTTTCGATCCGAAATCAACACGTAGTTAAAAGCTGATAGAATATGGGATCATTATACCTCAAAGTTAACTAGGAATATCTGGAACTGCTTCATTGTTTCCTTCATATCTTTGACCTGCCTGGCATCTGAAGAAGCCAGAGCGCTTGAAACCTCTCGAGGTGAGAACCCTATTCCGCTTTGTACAACCTAGAGGAGAAACTGGTTATTCTACATCGAATGTCAGGGAAAAATGATCCATTCAAACACTACACTGGTATTAATATAGCCAGATTCAATAATTTCCACCTACATCATGATCAACGAGGACCTCAGAGATCAGGCTAccatcatcaacataaactcgAAGTTCATATGTGGTCCTTTTTTTGTATTGAAATCCCTTCACACCAGTCAGAAAGCACTGATAAAAAAGATAATTACGTGTAAATCAAACAGAAAGAGTAAACAGACGAGACAGAAAGGGTTAAACATAATAGAACATATACTAGTTGCCAAAACAAAGCTCCGGACAGCTAGAATCAACAGCAACAAGTTATCAGTTTATACAGCAATTCAAGGCTATCAATTGCGTGAGGGAGGCAAATTCTAAACTGCTAAGTCAATATAGGGTAATAAATACTGTTTAATCTGTGATCGGTTGTATGACACGACTTAAAATACCAACATATGCAATATTAACAGAGCAGAAGGCCCAAAACTTTATCCATCGCACATATCTGTCTTAAATAGATATTCATTTACCAATCAACTCAAATGCCATGTTCTAACTTTTAGGTAACAAAAAACCAATGGTATATAATCATACCACAAATGCAACACCAAGAAGTATTTAGATTCAGAGAAAATGATATGCTAACTACCCCAATTCAGCAGAGAACTGTACTGGAATATGGATATCAAAAAAATGAAAAGTGTATTAATCTATTACACCTTTATTTTTCCTCGAACGACGGAAGCGTTGTTGTTGTCCTCGATCGATGTCCATTTGGCGGATAAACTAGCCAAGTAAGTGAAGGGAATTTCATTCTCTCCGGAAAATATAAAAGGATGCATCACATTATCGGCCACAGATATTTCTTCAACATCCATGTATGCTGAGGACGATGGATTAGGCTTAGCATTATCGGGAACTGTAACATCTTCCCCGTGCGTGTAATCAAGATGGCCGCCTAATGAAATCAAGGGAGAGAATAAAATTAAACAGATTATTAAATTACAGTGATAGAGAACTGGCAACAGTATACACATCCACATCATACATACCATGCCCAGTAGACTCTATGGGCTTTGTGCCTTCCATCATGTGTCCATAAATGTGTCCTCGAAACTCTTCTTGCCGTCCGGTTGATGATGTGTTATGATCAGAAACATTTGTAATCTCTGAAACTACATCATCTTCTCGAAACACAGCATCAACAGGAACACGAAAAGAAGTTCCTGTGAAGCATAAATAAAAGTAAATCAGGGGAAACTACCGTAGTACCAGGAGAAAAACTTATGATTACACTACTTTACGATTCTTATGAATTGGAGTACCTTGCCCAGCATCCATTAAAGGTGTACCAGCAGTTCTATCAACACTTCGTGGAGTAGCACAATATACTTGTGGCTGTACAGGAAAAGATGAATTACAAGCACCATTATTTGTACTCAATGGAGCTACACGATCATGCATAGGTCTGACATTAGGAGGAGGGGTGATAAACTCAGTTTCTGCAAGacaataaatgaaaattttgttaGCTGACAAATACTGGTAGAACACTATTCTACAAATTTAGAATCATCTTCGATAGACATACCTTTCCCAGCAGTCTGTGATGGCATTCTTGTAGGTAAGTCATTAGGGCGCACAACATTAACACGCTCCAGAGCCCAAGGTGCAGATAATGTGTGAGACTCAGGATTATTTCCACTCCCTGGGTCTGCATACGCTTGTCTGTGCCTGTTAGCAGCAGGGATGCCAGATGAATTTTCTGCAGAGTATGATAGCGTAAAACTCAGAACTACAAAACCAAGAACAATGAAAACCACATATTCTGCTTCTATACATGCTTGGAGCCGTTCTAAACATGTTAGGATCCTAGAGCCCTGCTACAGGAGTATATACCTTGTCCACTTCCTGGTAAAGTTATGGTATTTTCCCTGATGCTTTGATCTGCATGCCCTGGAACAGAAGTATTATGTAGTGGCCAGGCCGCAAGAGTCGCTCTAGTTGCCAGTGGAGGAACCACACCTGTCCTAGTTCTGAAGGTGACAGTGCATTGACAACTCATCGAAAATATCAAAGACAATTGCATCTTGTATAAACTTTCCAATCAGTGAAAGTAAGAAGACGATACAgtttaaaaggaaaaaagaagATTTTAAGTCAATGACTGCTACGAGCATCATATGGATCTCCtaataaacaatctaaacagaTGTAACTAATTCCTTGGTATGATACAACTGCCCTCTTAAAACACCATAAACAACCTAAATTTAAATTCCAGGTTTTTctaccaatctaaatcatatgaAAGGTGGTTGAGATAAATATCTGATGCCGAGAAGGTCACTGACGTTAACATTGATTATGCTAGATTCAAGTCATACTCCCTAATCTTAACTGGAAAGGAAATTCAAATTACTCCAACTCAGATATTTTTCTCATTGCCAACCCTCCAGTACAGACATTGGTACACTTCCTACCAAGCTGTCTGTCCTACCATATCAGTGCATTCTTGAGTTTTATGCTAATAAATCCGTACTAGAACATACAGCAACTGAAGAACACAGTTGAAAAAACctctcttctttttttattCCTTTTTTAATCGATTTCTTTGGTTTTATAGATAAAAGAATGGCAAACCTCCATCCACCTAAGAACAGTGAGAATCAAATGAATATTTGAAAGAATATAGAAAAAAAACTACTGGCCAATTACACACCTCTTCCCCCTTGGTggcttatttatttcattaacAAGCCTCTGCCGTGCAGCAGCCAATTCATCAACAGAGCCTCCTAAAACTTCCAGAACTTCAGGGACCAACATTAACAGCCCATGTCTTACGTTAACATTCAAAAGAACTATCTGCATATAATTTGCCAAAATTTCAGTGAGATCCATATTTATTCAGCAGCCGCCACCTCCAATTTGGCTAAAAAAAAAAGGTAAACAGTAAGTAACAGAATGGAAACCTTAAGTCCTGCAGGGGACATAACTTCAAGATCTTTGATGGGCCTATATTCCATGCCAAACACACGCTGGACGCCATCCGTCATAGACAACTTGAGACACCTCTTGATGCCTGGTCCAGCATTCTGGTACCTTCCACGAAGAGGGCAGCTGATATTCACTATCTCGTCCACCTATTGAATCCTCAACTCACAGACAATTAGCTCTAAGCATATAGTTGGTTTAGATATGCAGCATGCACAAATCCATAGATCTTTTATAACTTCTAGATCCACCATTGTGTTTGGGTCTGGAGACGATATTGGTTTCAGCAAAAATGCATGCAGGTTGGGCCAAAGGTTATGGTTCCAACAAAAAAATGCAGGTGATATCAAAGGTTATTTTCAGTTCTTACACTATGCTGCCACAGCCATGCTGTAAAATATGCCCTCACATGAGcttttagttttaaaaaaattgtaaatttgaaagagttatgATGTTTACAGtgaataaaacaaaaataagacCACGGAGCAATTTCATTCCAGTATACTGATCACCAAAATTCTCACTAAAATATCAACTTTGCAGATGTTGAACCACATTTTCATCAAATGCAAGTGGGATCTGTGGCATTCTTCAAACACGTCCCCATTCAATAGCAGTTTAATGTTATAACATAATTACTCCCCAGCAACTACATAGAATATGCATCAGTTCGAACATAAATAAGTACATTATAGCGATATCTACCTGCAAGACAAAAGGCCCCTTAAGATCAACCAAATTCAAGGTATGCACGTTCGAGGGAAGCACCCCAGCACCGCAGTAATTCATGTCCGAGCACAAGAACTTCCCAAAGCAAAGCTTCGCCTTTGATGAATCATCCATCGCCTGGAACCCAGGCACTGATAACTGTAGCGAGATCAAGCAAGAATCCAACCACTCTCTCTTCAATCTCAGCCCTAGTCTTTCTAAAACCACATTAACCGGAGAATCTGAAACCCTGAAAGAACTACTAGTATCACTCTGATTATTTCCGTTTGTCGAGCTGTAAGTGGAACGGTTGTTGGAATTGTTGTTAATATCACATTCTTCGTCGTCAGAGATGTCAAGATGGATGGGTTCAGAGGAGAAACGAACATTTGTATTACCGCCGTTGGTGGTGGAATTGTTAGTGTCTGGGGTACGGTTCGAGGAATTGATATTAACGGTTTGGAAATCTGTCTCGATGTCATCTATGATGATATCTTCTTGCTCTCCTTGATAAGATGGAGACCTCGGGAGTGGCGGCGAGGGCAGAGGCGGTTCTTCTTCATCGGAAGAGCAGACCACACGGAAACGCCTCCTGCTCATTCCGGCCAAATCTTTTTCCCGCCCGTTCTGTTTCGGAAACTAATGAGATTTATTAATGTGACGTGCTAAATAAAGTAATAAagattgtgattttattattatttaaaataaaaattgtgattttattattatttcaagAGTCGATTATAGCAAATCTCtccatttttaaaaatagaaatatatattttaaaataacacaGCTTAAATTATTTGCACCTATTGGGTTGGTTTCAAGATACATCCCAAATTTTAGGTgtgttatatataatattttgctTGAAATCTCAAATGTTGCATGAAATGCCACCATCCATTACTCTGCTTCCTgttcaagaacacatatttcgACTATTCCGATGGCCAGTATCTATCAAGAAATTCCCCCATCTAATATTTGGGTGGGTCAAACTCTTCTGCTAATAATTTCTTTAAACAAAATACAAGGGAAAAATTAGTGGTCGGTATCCTTCTATCAAATCCAACGTCCCCTGTGTATTTGGGGTTGTGTAGTCTACATGTTCAAGAGCTCAATGGATATGTAGGAGGGTAGTGCCTTCTGCAAGGGTCGAATTCGCGAATATAAGGCTGGCTCCTAAATTTTCAGGTTTCCAGTCGAGAGAGCGCAGAATATGACACAGCAATGACAAAATTTGAACCATGGGATCTTGTTCACCAAAGACCAAATTTAGAGATTACTGGAACAGATTTCAACATCAGAACAAACTTTACACCAACAGCCACAAAGAAAAGAGGCCCCTAAATCTAGGATTGAATCTCATTTCCACCAAGAATTCATTTTGAATATTCTTGCCATTTGCTGTTCACTGATTACTTCTTTTCTCCCTTCATTTTTCCCAGCCTACCTCTACGCAAATTCAAGCTTTACATTTGCACATATAATAGCTAATAATAATGGGCTGCGGCATTTCGAAAATTGACACCAGTGGCGCCACCACATTACCAGTCAAGCTCCGGCCAGTCTTCCTCCGTCGGCTGGAGGAGATTAAAAACCGTAGGCATTCACAGCCCCTAAAGGATTCCACCCCTTCGAAGAAAGAACTGCTTTTGCATGATATAGACGAAGAAGATAACGTTTCCCATTTTTCATCATTCGAATATGACACATCGAAAAATGTGCAATTACCAACCAAAGATGGCACCAATCCATCAAAAAACGAATCATTACCCACCAGAAATAGCGCAAATTCGGTTGGGAGATTTGAGAATTCGAAGGGAAAAGATCCAACAAAGCCTGCCGGAAAAGCTTCAAAGGAAAGCGAAGCTGCAAAATGTGATGGTaataaatgcaacacaaaagATGAGACGCTTCCTGAATTTAGCCCGAAAATGAAGGCCACAAATGAACCCAAAGAGCCGGAAACTAAGGGTGATAAGACCAAGATTGAGGGCAATATTGCAAACATTCTGACGGATGAACATGGTGGTGAAGATGATATAGAACATGATAAGGAGAGAATGATTAGCCATCGGGATGACGACGTCTTTCCTGGCTCGCCGAGCTTTCGAATATACTTCACAGATGGTATGGATGATGACCAGATAGACAATACTCGTACGCAACTACAAAGGCCAAGCTAATAAGCCTAAACTTTAATTTACTAATACTATTCCACTTTCAAAATATCATGTTCTAATTTCATTTTCTACATATTTAGGTGCATGCTATGTAGAAAACTAAAACACGTACCATTCATTtgtatacataaaaaaaatacgTGTTATACATGGAacaaacatttgaaataatcaaGCTTAATAAACACATCGGAATCATGAATTAACTAATCTTATTTTGCTTGCCTGCAGGAAAGAATGATGCCTTGAGGGACGCAGGTTTGAGTGATGATAAAGCATCATTAAAGGTAACCCAGTTATTCTGAAAAACTTAACTTGAAAGACCAAATATTTAATACTTTTTTGTGGTGATAACTTCGCAAGTTTTGAGTGGTGTAGTTTTGACAGGAGCCGAAGTTTTAACGATTACTAAGATTAAAGTTGTATCGTAAACTTTATGTGTAGCAAGCTAAAATTTGAAAACCCGTCGGGCAACTACTTGTATTCGCCTTCTCTAAGTCTGTCTACTAGCTTTAGGTTTCTAGCTAGCGTTGGGGGTATCGTAGAATGTAAAAACTATTATTATTACAGCTGCAATGGATGGAAACTTGGAAACTTTTAACTGGAAAAAAACTAGAAAGAAGAGGGATCGACCATAAAACTGTACAAGGTCTATAAATCCATTGAATTAGAATCAGCACATACTTTCTGGTGTTCCTAGCTACCTACTAATTTAAAGTTGATTTGACAGTATATTTCCCAGAACAATCAAACAACTCTAACAAGCATTAGTTCTTTAAGCTTCGAATTTTGTATGCTATTTTATTTTCCTTGACATATTTGATTTTTTGAAAACTAAATGGAAAACGATGGCATCCCAACTAAAAGTGGAGTCAGCAGACAATAAGTACTattcaaacaaaaaaattttaaaaaataatgtaatgatattttaaatataagttCATCCAAATATATTAGGTCTGCCAGCTCAACAAATTTCTTACCTCTCCCCCCTAAAATTTTATGCCAATGAAATGTAATACACATAGCCACATAATTTATTGTATGTCGTATTTCAGGAGTTACCCGTGAAGAAGGAACCAAAGAGAGGAAGAAAAATCCAGAGCTTTAGAAAGGTGTTGCCAAAGGGAGGGCAATCAACGGTCATGAATCTGTTGAATGTGACATCCTGCTACAATTCATCACACTCAGCCCGTGATCATGCCCATCTTCTCACTGCCAAAACAGTTTGATTTGTGATACATATGACCGAGAAAGAAAAAaggtaaaataaattaatcgtCACATTTTTGCTACGATTTTTAACGTATAGCAGCGATTTGTAGCAGAAAAGATAAAATGAACATATGTACCTGATATTGGGAATAGTATTAGACCATAATTGCAAAACTATTCAACGATATCATGTCTCACTTTGTAGCCAAATGATTAAACCATATATATTTAACTTTCTCCCGTATGCTTTATTTATCAAGAAACGATAATTGAAAGAGAAACTTTCCCTTGTAATGTCCCCACTCGTTATACATACCAGTGGTCCCTAAAGGGTTAGAAACCAAGGAATCGGACAATCATCCATAAAACGAAATTCACCTTTTCAACTTTTATAATTAATGATGATGATAAAAAAAGAGCAGCATATGTTTGGTATATGCATGTATCGTAGAACACTATATCGACTATTCTCTACAAAATTTTCATGACAATGGGAGGAAAATTTAATATGCATCAGCGCACACAATTGAGCAGGTCTGATTCAGAATTTCTTTTCACACAAAACATTTCAAATGGCAAATGAACAAGAAAGAATGATATCTCTTTCACGATCAACTTTGTAGAGTCATGCATGGACATAATCGTTTGTCAGATCGATGAAAGTGTGATGTCACATACCTGTAATGTTAAAAAATTGACATCATGATTATTACAACTGTGGCAGAGACCATTTTCCAGATTTAAAATCCTTGTAGAAGCTGGATCTTTTACTAACAACAAAAAATACTGCAGCCAACACAAGGAATAGTGAAAAACACAATATTTCAATTCGCATGAATATTGTAATACAAAATGTGATGTGAACTGGACTTTACCAGGAATTCCAGGGATAATGAAATTGGgacctttcaaaatttcaagaAGTGTTTTTCTTTCATCCACGCGGACCCATTTTGGGCCATTTCCTAAAAAACATAATGTTAATATTATTCAGAAAATCCATCGTCATCAAAGCACAACTTGATATTTAGTTGTACTCTTCACTCAGTTCTTGAacatacaaatttcagataattCTTAGATGCAAAAGGAAAGGGGTAAGCTATTTACAACACATATCACCACCACATCACAATCACCAATATTGGTAAGGTTTGAAGCAGAATCAAGCTTCTTGCCTCGTGAGAATTTGGTCAGACACATCCGACAATAATATTTTGTTTCCTTAATGGttcaattttcaaaatcttttcaagcATTCCCTTGCATAGGAGTAACAAGTTGACACCTCCCACCCCACAACCACTTTCGAGTACAAATCCTTCCACATTTTAAGTTCTCATTAAAACTCCATACAAGTCTTCAAGATGCTTCTCATTATTGATGGAGGAACTCCATTATGTTACTATATATTGTAGAAACCAATAAAAAGTTGCAAAGATATCCCCTATTGACTCATGATTTGTGCATCATGTTGAGATTTATTACAAATAGATCTGAATATTCACATCTAAAGAACATTATTCAAGATTCCTGTAATAATACCATGGATTTTAGTTTATCGAGGTAGTCCGTCAAATGAGAGTAAAAAATACCATTTGCAGCTGAAGTATGATTGACAACTGAAGTTTCCTCAGTGCCTAAATTTTCCAGATGAGAGGCAGCTGTCCCTTCTAAGAGATGACAGAGTATTTCTTTCTTGGATAAGCAAACTCCAGAACAAGCCTGTTGCAAAAAAGAGTTGATGGAATTAATATGTTGAAAAACTGCAACAGAAGCTTGTCATGAGCCAGATATATTATCGGACACATTATGGTTCCGGTCAGAGACAAAGATATACTTGTAACTAGAAAATCCCAAGAGTCAAACAATAATTGTGGAGAGATTTTCAAGAAAGCCAATTGTTCGAACACTAGAGACCAATCATAATTCTTCTTATTTCTCAAGTCAACAGCAAATAATGTTTAAAAAATAGACCAGCCACAGTCAGTACTAGCTCACCTCATAGTACAATTCAAGAGAATCACGAGTGTACTCATTTCCTGTATCCCAGGGCAAACGTGGACTACTTTCTGAGAACATGTTAGCAAGCTAAGGACCACAAGAGTTTTTTCACATGGAATTCCAAACATAACCGTCAATAACATGTAAGAAACACAGATTAAAACATTTCTACATTCAAGTCAGAAAACTTATCATGTGGAGAAAATGAAATGCCAGGATATCATGTCGAGATGAACTGAAAGCCTGTCAGTCTCACAAAAATCCTCAACAATGTCACTGGACATAACCTCAGGATAGAAAAGAATAACCGGCCAGTGCAGCAAACTGCTTTTGTCTAACATTGGTTTCTTGATTCCAGTGAGTTCTTGATATATTGCCCTTCCCATTTTCAGTTGCCTATCTTCCAAGGAGGAGACAAGGCTCTGTAAAGGAATCAATGAGGAGATCACAAGCATGCAGATATCCAAGCAAGCAAGAGTCAAAACATCGTAAACCTCAAACCTCAGCTGTTGCCACGACTTTAGAAATGCCTGCTTCACGGGATTTTTGTTCTGATTTCTTTATATTGATTTGCTTCAACAGCTTCTTTAATTCTTCGTTAGCAGGTGATTGCTGGAGACCCTTTTCACAATACACCTTTGCCTCATCCAACAAATTTAGAAATGATGATGCTTTGGCTGCCCGATAAAGTGCCTAAATAACATAACAAATTTAGAAACCAATCGAATAATAATACTCCATTAAATGAACATATAGGTACAACCTTAACATTTGTAGGACCTAATTTACTAGCTTCCTCTGCATCCTGAAGAGCACGTCGGTAATTTCCTAGGAGCAGATTGACATGAGCCCGATTGGAATAAAGAATGGAGTGTTCTGAATCACCCAAGGCCTTCTGATTAATGGCCCTCGTGTAGCAATCAATAGCATCTGAATAATGCTTCTTCCCCGTTTTTACATACTCGTTACCCTTGTCCTGGGAAGGCACGGaaaacaaaaataatcattctcCTCAATCGCTCCACCTTCCTTGAGTTCATGTATTCTAGTCTATCTGATTGAGCAGAAATGATACACAATCTTACGAGACATGGATATTTCACGATGATCACAGCACTCATATTCCTCGGATGGAAAGACTTCCGACCTTTGAGcttaatgttttaaaaaaaaaatacacctTTCGCCCACCAAAAAATGATTAAGCGCCGACTCACCTAAATCTAACTAGGGTCTGGTTAATACACAACATACCAAAAAGTATTCTTTTTCTGGTTTCTCTCTCTCTTTCCACACAGGAAACACTTCTCTTGGTCAAAGATTTAACTTTACATTGAATTTCCATCCAACGAAAAGCATCCCATAGTAGACAGAAATATGCGTATACAAATCCTATTAAACGATTTTAAACGTACAAATCCCAGAGAATGGAACATATATCTATCCATGAATTGGAAACCACAAAGCTAGCCAGAAAAAAACAAACCAATAACTGTAAAAGGACGAAAAACAAGCAGAATAATTACGAAAACATGATGCCATAAGCGTAACCTTAAGTTCAATAGCAGCAGACTCTTTGAGAGCAGATATGGCTTCAAGATCGAA is part of the Primulina eburnea isolate SZY01 chromosome 1, ASM2296580v1, whole genome shotgun sequence genome and encodes:
- the LOC140837850 gene encoding recQ-mediated genome instability protein 1; its protein translation is MSRRRFRVVCSSDEEEPPLPSPPLPRSPSYQGEQEDIIIDDIETDFQTVNINSSNRTPDTNNSTTNGGNTNVRFSSEPIHLDISDDEECDINNNSNNRSTYSSTNGNNQSDTSSSFRVSDSPVNVVLERLGLRLKREWLDSCLISLQLSVPGFQAMDDSSKAKLCFGKFLCSDMNYCGAGVLPSNVHTLNLVDLKGPFVLQVDEIVNISCPLRGRYQNAGPGIKRCLKLSMTDGVQRVFGMEYRPIKDLEVMSPAGLKIVLLNVNVRHGLLMLVPEVLEVLGGSVDELAAARQRLVNEINKPPRGKRTRTGVVPPLATRATLAAWPLHNTSVPGHADQSIRENTITLPGSGQENSSGIPAANRHRQAYADPGSGNNPESHTLSAPWALERVNVVRPNDLPTRMPSQTAGKETEFITPPPNVRPMHDRVAPLSTNNGACNSSFPVQPQVYCATPRSVDRTAGTPLMDAGQGTSFRVPVDAVFREDDVVSEITNVSDHNTSSTGRQEEFRGHIYGHMMEGTKPIESTGHGGHLDYTHGEDVTVPDNAKPNPSSSAYMDVEEISVADNVMHPFIFSGENEIPFTYLASLSAKWTSIEDNNNASVVRGKIKCFLTGVKGFQYKKRTTYELRVYVDDGSLISEVLVDHDVVQSGIGFSPREVSSALASSDARQVKDMKETMKQFQIFLVNFEGTIVVEMSKTSPVPVALEMTQGCSASDASLLLKRIKSSNSTPLKDCHLNLVDIRP
- the LOC140837859 gene encoding uncharacterized protein, whose protein sequence is MALLMETDSEPKTNDEIFDLEAISALKESAAIELKDKGNEYVKTGKKHYSDAIDCYTRAINQKALGDSEHSILYSNRAHVNLLLGNYRRALQDAEEASKLGPTNVKALYRAAKASSFLNLLDEAKVYCEKGLQQSPANEELKKLLKQINIKKSEQKSREAGISKVVATAESLVSSLEDRQLKMGRAIYQELTGIKKPMLDKSSLLHWPVILFYPEVMSSDIVEDFCETDRLSVHLDMMFSESSPRLPWDTGNEYTRDSLELYYEACSGVCLSKKEILCHLLEGTAASHLENLGTEETSVVNHTSAANGNGPKWVRVDERKTLLEILKGPNFIIPGIPVFFVVSKRSSFYKDFKSGKWSLPQL
- the LOC140837868 gene encoding uncharacterized protein isoform X1, which encodes MGCGISKIDTSGATTLPVKLRPVFLRRLEEIKNRRHSQPLKDSTPSKKELLLHDIDEEDNVSHFSSFEYDTSKNVQLPTKDGTNPSKNESLPTRNSANSVGRFENSKGKDPTKPAGKASKESEAAKCDGNKCNTKDETLPEFSPKMKATNEPKEPETKGDKTKIEGNIANILTDEHGGEDDIEHDKERMISHRDDDVFPGSPSFRIYFTDGMDDDQIDNTRKNDALRDAGLSDDKASLKELPVKKEPKRGRKIQSFRKVLPKGGQSTVMNLLNVTSCYNSSHSARDHAHLLTAKTV
- the LOC140837868 gene encoding uncharacterized protein isoform X2, producing the protein MGCGISKIDTSGATTLPVKLRPVFLRRLEEIKNRRHSQPLKDSTPSKKELLLHDIDEEDNVSHFSSFEYDTSKNVQLPTKDGTNPSKNESLPTRNSANSVGRFENSKGKDPTKPAGKASKESEAAKCDGNKCNTKDETLPEFSPKMKATNEPKEPETKGDKTKIEGNIANILTDEHGGEDDIEHDKERMISHRDDDVFPGSPSFRIYFTDGKNDALRDAGLSDDKASLKELPVKKEPKRGRKIQSFRKVLPKGGQSTVMNLLNVTSCYNSSHSARDHAHLLTAKTV